The uncultured Trichococcus sp. DNA segment TCACTGGCGGAAACTTCGAGCAGCTTCCGTTCCACTTGAACAAAGCGAAAGAAAACGGCATTACAAAAGAGGAGATTGTGGAAATCATCACCCAGCTCGCGTTCTATGTTGGCTGGCCAAAAGCTTGGTCCGCTTTCAACATCGCCAAAGAAATATACGAAGATTAATTTACAGGAGGAAAACTTATGTCCAAAAACGAAGAAGTAAAAAAAGGCGTCATCTTCCCGATCGGGGATCAAAACACAGCTTACGCGCAGTACTTTATCGGCCAAAGCTATTTTAATTCACTGGTGGCCGATCCCGAAGTGGCTGTCGGCGTCGGCAATGTGACCTTTGAACCAGGTTGCCGCAACAACTGGCATATCCATCACGACGGCTACCAAATCCTATTGGTCACAGGCGGAGAGGGCTGGTATCAGGAAGACGGAAAACCCGCCCAATCATTGAAGCCTGGGGATGTCATCGTTACCCATGACGGCGTGAAACACTGGCACGGGGCCGCCAAGGACAGCTGGTTCGAGCACATCGCCATCACCGCCGGAAAACCGGAATGGCTGGAACCCGTTGCTGATGAGTTGTATGAGGGTCTGCATCACTAATTGCACAAAAAAGAATGTCCGGCCCCATTTTCAGGGCTGGACATTCTTTTTTGATTGTATTGCATTAGTAAAAAAGATTAGCGGTGGCCGTTAGTCGGAGGAAATCCTGTTTTTCGAACTCCCGCTCCGGCGAGGCTGCTGCCCGCCGGAGGACACTATTCAGAACCGGCCTCAGCTCCTACGAAGCGGACCTCGCCGAAGATCACAACCAATAATGTTGGCCGAACTCCGGCAAGGCCTCCGTTCACCGGAGGAGAACGCTCAGGTACCCTGTCCTCCCGTTAGTCATCATTCACCGTCAAATCAATCTTCCACTATATAGATCGCTGCTTCGTTGCCGGTATGGTTGGCGGCTACGATGATGTCCCGATCCGCTTCGTTCACAACCATGATATTGGATGGGCCGCAGCCTTTGTCGATGATTTCGGTTTTAAACTCGCCATCCACATATTGAATGTAGAACAGGTCGCAGTTTTCGCGGCGGATGCCACCAACAAAACTCGGCACGCCCCTGAGCGTCGTCCCCACCAATGTATGGGCGAAATCGATTTTATGCGGATATTCATAGACGGCTTCGTATCCGGATTCCGTCTTTTTGTAGATTTTGATGCTGTCGCCATGGAAAGGCTCGATTGTAATCATTTCCTTCGTGCCATCGGAGTCGATGTCCAGCAACGCAACTTCGCCGATAGGGCTGTCTAAAATCTGCTCGATTTCCCATTCTTTATCGGCAAAAGGCGTCACTTTGATGATCCCTTGATCACTTGTGAAGTAGCCGACCGGTTTGTTGCCCTCGTAATCCTTGTAGTAGCCATGGTTGCGGAAATAGCCTTTCCCCAAAACATTCAGTTCGATGCCTTCGGTAGGGTCTTCCGGAAGAACGCCATAATAGATGCTGCCTGATCGTGACCAGTCATCTTTGAAGTCCTTGTCATCCGCTATCGTCGCGCCGACAAAGTAGTTCACACCATCCACGTCATAGATATCGAAACGGTGCAGATACGGCAGGTACAGCACATCTTTTATCTCCCAGCCGTTTTCGGCGTCATACTTGCCCCAGACGACTTTCGCTTTGCTCGGGCTGACCTTCAGGTAAAAATCGACGATGGCGAAAAATTCATTGTTTTTGTTCGGGATAGGGATGATGGACATGCAGCCACCGCCCTTTTCCCAAACGGTTTCCCTTTTTTCGAAGTCTCTGCCTGAATACATGTAGCAAGGGTAGCCTTCCTCTTCACTGGCGATCAACGCGCACGTTTCGCCCCCGATTGTGATGTAGCTGGCGCAATAGCTTCTATACATATCATCCAATTTTTTCTTGGTTATCTTCATCATTTTTGCTCCCTTCATTATTAGCCCCGCACAGTTGCAGCAGGATTCCGTTTAATTTACGAACTTCGCTTGATAGGCCGCAACCACTTTTTCGGTCGTAAAGCCGAACTCAGCCATCACCGTGTTCCCATTTCCGCTTGCGCCGTAAGTATCGATGCCGTAAGCTAGGCCATCCAGGCCGACATAACGTTCCCAACCGAAGGTCGCGCCCATTTCGATGGACATGCGGTTGCGGACTGCACCAGGCAGGACTTGCTCTTTGTAGGCCGCATCCTGGGCTTCGAACAGATCGAAACTCGGCATGGAGACGACAGATACGTCCACTCCCGCTTCACGCAATTGTTTTTGAGCTTCCACAGCCAAGTTCACTTCCGAACCGGTTGCGATCAGGATGCCTGCAGGCGTTTCGCCTTGTTGCGGCGAAAGAACGTAAGCGCCCTTCTTCACGCCTTCGCGGGCCATTTCTTTTGTGCCTTCCAAAACAGGTAAGTTTTGGCGCGTCAGCACCAACAGCGTTGGTTTGTCCGCTGAAGACACAGCAATTTCCCATGCCGCGCTGACTTCGTTGCCGTCAGCCGGACGCAGAACTGTCAAATTCGGCATACCGCGGTAGCTGGATAAGTGTTCCACCGGCTCATGTGTCGGGCCGTCTTCGCCGACCGCGATTGAGTCATGCGTCATCACGTAAGTGCCTGGCAAGTGCGAAATGGCAGCCAAACGCATCGCTGGACGCAAGTAGTCAGTGAAGACGAAGAATGTTCCTACATACGTTCTGGTTCCGCCATGCAGCACGATGCCGTTCATGATAGCGGCCATCGCGAATTCGCGCACACCGTACCAAATATTTCTTCCTGCATAGTTGCCGGACTCAAAATCAGACGCTTCTTTGATCATTGTGTTGTTTGAAGAAGATAAGTCCGCAGAACCGCCCCAGAAGTAAGGTACAGCTTCACTCAATGCTTGGATGGATTCCGCACTGGTTACACGGCTTGCTTTGGCTGCGCTGCCCACTTCATAAACCGGTAATGTTTCTTGCCAGCCTTCAGGCAATTCACCTGCCATCGCTGTTTCGAATGTGTGAGCCAACTCTGGATAAGCCGCTTTGTAGCCATCGAACATCTCTGTCCATGCCGCTTCCGCTTTTTGGCCTTCTGCAATCGTTGTTTCCTCGAAACGGGCTGCCACTTCAGCAGGTACACAGAAAGCTTCATCCGAACAGCCGTAGACTTTTTTCGCGAAAGAAACGCCTTCCGCTCCCAATGGAGCGCCATGGACTTTATGCGTTCCTGCGTCAGGAGCACCAAAGCCGATGATGGTTTTGATTTCGATCAAAGTCGGTTTTTCGGTTTCAGCTTTCGCTTCTTCGATGGCTTTCGAGATGGCTTCCAAATCATTGCCGTCCTTGACCAGGATATGTTGCCAACCGTAGGCTTCGAAACGGGCAGCAACGTCTTCCGTGAAGGATTTCGAAGTCGGACCATCCAAGGAGATATCATTGGAATCATACAAACCGATCAATTTTCCCAATTTCAGATGCCCTGCCAAGCTGGCCGCTTCATGGGAGATGCCTTCCATCAAATCGCCGTCGCCGTTCAGGAAGTACGTATAGTGATCCACTACCGGGAAATTCTCTTTGTTGTAAGTAGCAGCCAAATGCGTTTCTGCCATCGCGAACCCGACCGCATTCGCAATCCCTTGTCCCAAAGGACCAGTCGTCGCTTCCACGCCGTCCGTGTCATGCACTTCCGGGTGTCCGGGTGTTTTGCTGCCGAATTGACGGAAGTTCTTCACGTCGTCCATGCTTATAGCGAAGCCGGATAAATGCAATAAGCTGTACAATAATGAAGATCCGTGTCCAGCAGATAGGACGAAACGATCACGGTCTACCCATTTGCTGTTTTTAGGGTTGACTTTTAAATGCTTTGTCCATAAAGCATAGGCCATTGGCGCTGCCCCCATCGGTAACCCGGGATGCCCTGAATTTGCTTTTTGTACAGCCTCGATGCTAAGTGTACGTACGGTATTCACCGCTAACTCGTCGATTTGATCAAATGTATTTTGCATATTTCCAACTGTCCTCTCTTCCTAAAAAATGGTTGAAGGTCTTTTGACCTTCAACCAAACTCAATTAATGGCCAACTTGTTGAAATTTCCCTCTTAAGAAAGTGTGGGCGAACTGGATATCTTCCAGCCAATTTTCTTGTCCGGTGTACCAGAATTCAGCAACGAAGCGGCGGACGCCTTCTTTCCACATTGTTTTGATTGTTTCCTCGAAAGATACATGTCCCGTACCGAAGGGGATTTCACGGAAATGACCCGGGATTGTTTCCTTCAGATGTGCTGCAACCATATGTCCCCTGCCCGTTTGGATATCTTCACAGACGGAATTCGCGCAGGACAAGGAAGCGTTCTTCAAATTCCCTGTGTCCGGATAAACCTGCAGATACGGCGATTGGATGATGTCCACATATTCCATCGCCTTCTCAACGGTGTTCATAAACGGCGTTTCCATCGTCTCGAAACCCAACAGGATGCCTTTTTTACTTGCCATATCGACGGCTTTCTGCAGATTTTCGATGAAATATTCCTTGGTCTGCTGATCACCGTCTTCATAATAGACATCGTAGCCTGCCAATTGGATGATGCGGATTCCCAAATCATCCGCCAAATCGATGGCTTTTTCCATGATCTCCAAACTTTTTGCCCGGATGAGCGGATCATGGGAACCTAGCGGATATTTCCGATGGCCGCTGAGGCACATGGAGCGGATCGGCAGCCCGACCTCATACATGGCATCCACAAGTTCTTTGCGCTCTTGTTTGCTCCATTCGATCCGTGCCAGTTTCTCGTCTGTTTCATCGACACTCATTTCCAAAAAATCATAGCCGGCATTTTTGGCGATCGTAAGCTTTTCCTTCCAACTCAGATTGCCCGGCATCGATTTTTCATAGATTCCCAACGTGTAAGTCATGAGGCTCCTCCTTGACCTGTCCGTAGTAGGCTCCCGGACCGTGTTTTCGAAGAAAATGTTTGTCCAACAGTTCCTGCTGCATACTTTTGATCCCCGGATTCATGACGCGGTTGCGCCAGGACATCATGGCAACTTCTTCCATGACGACCATATTGTGGACCGCCTCGAAGGCATCCTTCCCCCAAGCGAAGGGCCCATGACTGTGGACCAGCACGCCCGGAACTTGATTCTCATCGATGGCTGCAAAAGTTTCGACGATGACTTTGCCGGTTTCCAGTTCGTAGGATCCCGCGATTTCTTCACTCGTCATCCGGCGGGTGCAAGGGATCGTTCCGTAGAAGTAATCCCCTTGCGTCGTCCCATAAGCCGGAATCTCTGCTCCCCCTTGCGCCAAAGTGGTTGCCCATGGTGAATGCGTATGGACCACGCCGCCGATATCCTTGAAATTCCGGTAAAGTTCAAGATGCGTATCCAAATCCGAAGAGGGTTTCAGGCTGCCTTCCACTACATTTCCGTCCATATCGACGACAACGATGTCTTCAACAGTCATATCCGCATATTCGACCCCGGATGGCTTGATTGCGATGATTTGCTTTTCGCGGTCTATTTCGGAAACATTGCCCCAGGTAAATTTCACCAGCCCGTATGCTGGCAGCGACAGGTTAGCTTCCAGCACTCTTTTTTTCAGTTCAGTGTATGTCATAGGAGCACCGCCTATTCGCCCAAGACGATTTCGCGGACTTTTTCTTCGATCTCTTTTTCGGACAAGAGATTTTTCAACCCAATAATTTTCGTTTTGCTTTGGTCCACATTTTTGAATACGTCCAAGAGCGAGTTCGAACAAACAACCACATCGTAGTTCGGAGCCAGTGTTTTTGCTTCAGAAACCGCACAATGGTGGATCTCCAAAGGGATATCTAATTTTTTGAAGACATTCGTAATTTTCATCTTGATGATTTGGCTTGAACCCATTCCGCTTCCGCATGCTGCTAATACTTTCATAATCAATTCCTCCTATGTATATATCCTGTTTTTTCGGTTAAGCTGCTTCAGTGCTGAATTCAGCATTGTTTTCAGCTTCGATTTCTTCTTTATATTGTTCATAATCTTCCGCAATCATGAAGTAGTGTTTTTTGTTTTTACGGTATTGCAATTGCGGTATCAACAGCATCCCGATGACAAGTGCAGCGACACCGGCATATCCACCATATTTCATGATGACTCCGTATCCCAACCATAAAGTATCCCAGTCGAAGTTACCATGCCAGCCGCCGAATTGGGAAAGTTGGAAGAGATAGGCTGCCAATCCGCCACCGATAACTTGAATGACACCCGAAATGAACGGGATGATCATTGCGGCTCTCATGCCGCCTTTGTGGTTTGCATATACAGCAAACGTTGCATTATCAAAGAATACAGGTACGAATCCGGTAATGACCAGAACCGGGCTCTTGAATACCACCAAACCGATGATCGCCAAGAATTGTCCCAAAGCTCCGAACAAGAAGCCGAATGTGACGGCATTTCCTGGACCGAATCCATAAGTTGCCGCGCAGTCGATTGCCGGCATGGAACCAGGCAACAGTTTGTTGGAGATCCCTTGGAAGGATTCCGTCAATTCTGATACGAACATGCGGACACCAAGTTGCAGAATTTGCAGATAGACTGCGAAGTACAGTGATTTTTCCAGAATGTAGAACACATAGTTCCGTTCGCCTGTATAACTAGCATCGATGGTCATCATCAGATCTTTCCCGAGGATACCCATGATGATGCCGAAGAACAGGAACATCAGAATACTTGTCGAAACGACGCTTTCCTTGAAGATGGAAAGGAATCCAGGCAGCGTGACGTCTTCCAATTTTTTGCTGTTCTTGCTGAATTTGCCTGCAAACTTGTCGGTCAACCAGACACCGAACATCTGCTGGTGCC contains these protein-coding regions:
- a CDS encoding carboxymuconolactone decarboxylase family protein, with translation MAKVTAGRDLLGDFAPKFAELNDDVLFGQVWSREKEFAPRDRSIVTVTALITGGNFEQLPFHLNKAKENGITKEEIVEIITQLAFYVGWPKAWSAFNIAKEIYED
- a CDS encoding cupin domain-containing protein — translated: MSKNEEVKKGVIFPIGDQNTAYAQYFIGQSYFNSLVADPEVAVGVGNVTFEPGCRNNWHIHHDGYQILLVTGGEGWYQEDGKPAQSLKPGDVIVTHDGVKHWHGAAKDSWFEHIAITAGKPEWLEPVADELYEGLHH
- the tkt gene encoding transketolase yields the protein MQNTFDQIDELAVNTVRTLSIEAVQKANSGHPGLPMGAAPMAYALWTKHLKVNPKNSKWVDRDRFVLSAGHGSSLLYSLLHLSGFAISMDDVKNFRQFGSKTPGHPEVHDTDGVEATTGPLGQGIANAVGFAMAETHLAATYNKENFPVVDHYTYFLNGDGDLMEGISHEAASLAGHLKLGKLIGLYDSNDISLDGPTSKSFTEDVAARFEAYGWQHILVKDGNDLEAISKAIEEAKAETEKPTLIEIKTIIGFGAPDAGTHKVHGAPLGAEGVSFAKKVYGCSDEAFCVPAEVAARFEETTIAEGQKAEAAWTEMFDGYKAAYPELAHTFETAMAGELPEGWQETLPVYEVGSAAKASRVTSAESIQALSEAVPYFWGGSADLSSSNNTMIKEASDFESGNYAGRNIWYGVREFAMAAIMNGIVLHGGTRTYVGTFFVFTDYLRPAMRLAAISHLPGTYVMTHDSIAVGEDGPTHEPVEHLSSYRGMPNLTVLRPADGNEVSAAWEIAVSSADKPTLLVLTRQNLPVLEGTKEMAREGVKKGAYVLSPQQGETPAGILIATGSEVNLAVEAQKQLREAGVDVSVVSMPSFDLFEAQDAAYKEQVLPGAVRNRMSIEMGATFGWERYVGLDGLAYGIDTYGASGNGNTVMAEFGFTTEKVVAAYQAKFVN
- a CDS encoding L-ribulose-5-phosphate 3-epimerase gives rise to the protein MTYTLGIYEKSMPGNLSWKEKLTIAKNAGYDFLEMSVDETDEKLARIEWSKQERKELVDAMYEVGLPIRSMCLSGHRKYPLGSHDPLIRAKSLEIMEKAIDLADDLGIRIIQLAGYDVYYEDGDQQTKEYFIENLQKAVDMASKKGILLGFETMETPFMNTVEKAMEYVDIIQSPYLQVYPDTGNLKNASLSCANSVCEDIQTGRGHMVAAHLKETIPGHFREIPFGTGHVSFEETIKTMWKEGVRRFVAEFWYTGQENWLEDIQFAHTFLRGKFQQVGH
- a CDS encoding L-ribulose-5-phosphate 4-epimerase, with the protein product MTYTELKKRVLEANLSLPAYGLVKFTWGNVSEIDREKQIIAIKPSGVEYADMTVEDIVVVDMDGNVVEGSLKPSSDLDTHLELYRNFKDIGGVVHTHSPWATTLAQGGAEIPAYGTTQGDYFYGTIPCTRRMTSEEIAGSYELETGKVIVETFAAIDENQVPGVLVHSHGPFAWGKDAFEAVHNMVVMEEVAMMSWRNRVMNPGIKSMQQELLDKHFLRKHGPGAYYGQVKEEPHDLHVGNL
- a CDS encoding PTS sugar transporter subunit IIB codes for the protein MKVLAACGSGMGSSQIIKMKITNVFKKLDIPLEIHHCAVSEAKTLAPNYDVVVCSNSLLDVFKNVDQSKTKIIGLKNLLSEKEIEEKVREIVLGE
- a CDS encoding PTS ascorbate transporter subunit IIC, with protein sequence MLELLISAWTFFQVNILTQPAFFLGIIVFVGYLLLGRPVYDALAGFIKATVGYLVLNVAAGGLVGNFRPILAGLKERFNLSAVVIDPYFGQTAAQQAIEGAGRSFSLMVIVLLIAFMVNIVLVIFRKYTKVRTVFITGHIMVQQSSTALWLVLFAFPELQDAGVIVMLGLLLGTYWSVFSNLTVEATQDLTEGGGFAVGHQQMFGVWLTDKFAGKFSKNSKKLEDVTLPGFLSIFKESVVSTSILMFLFFGIIMGILGKDLMMTIDASYTGERNYVFYILEKSLYFAVYLQILQLGVRMFVSELTESFQGISNKLLPGSMPAIDCAATYGFGPGNAVTFGFLFGALGQFLAIIGLVVFKSPVLVITGFVPVFFDNATFAVYANHKGGMRAAMIIPFISGVIQVIGGGLAAYLFQLSQFGGWHGNFDWDTLWLGYGVIMKYGGYAGVAALVIGMLLIPQLQYRKNKKHYFMIAEDYEQYKEEIEAENNAEFSTEAA